In the Anaerostipes caccae L1-92 genome, GCTGCAAGCGTGCCTGCCAAAGTTTTTCCGCCTTTTCCGAAACCAATGATCACTGCGTCATATTTTTTCATTTTCATTCTCCTTTACTGTGGATGAACCGAAGATCTTTTGATCGATGGTTTGAATGGTTACTTGTTTCAAATAATCTTTGCATAACTGATCCAGTGTGCCGTAAATATCATCCATAATGCCTGCCATGCCGGAAGCCACCAGACAGGGCAGATCGCTGCCGCCGCTCCGCCAGGAAGAAGAGACAAAGGGAACATCCAGGGCACTGCTGACATCATAAAGAGTTACTTTGGATGGGTCCAGGTCAAACAGATATCCTCCCACCACCCCTTCTTTTGTAGAAATCAGCCCCTTTTTCTTGAGTTTTCCCATGATCTTTCGGACTCTGGCCGGGTTCGTACAGATATTGGCGGCCAGCTTGTCGCTGGATACGCTTTCTCTTTTATGGTTTAAAAAAACGAGTGCGTGGACTGCTATCGTAAATTCGCTGTTCATATATTGATCCCTCTCAGTCTTATCAAATATGTAATTACTTGAGTTACAGTTTGTATTGTAATCTTACCAGTTACAGTTTTGATTGTCAAGAAGAAAATATGGAATCTGCCGGGAAACCGTGGTACAATGAAGCCAGTGAAAGAACCAGTGGTAATGAATCTGACAGGGAGACTGCTTATGATATTGAGTGTCAGCAGAAGGACCGATGTTCCGGCTTTTTATGGAGAATGGTTCATCAACCGGCTTCGGGATGGCTTTGTTCTCGTGAGGAATCCGGTGAATCCAAAACAAGTCAGCAAAATTCTGCTTTCCAGAGAAAACATTGACTGTATCGTGTTCTGGACAAAGAATCCTGAAAATTTTATGAAGTATTTAGGAGAGCTTTACGAGTATCCATTTTATTTTCAATTTACACTCAATGGATACGGAAAGGATATAGAACCGGGAATGCCCGATAAGAAAAAAGAATTGATTCCCCTGTTTCAGGAGCTGTCCGAAAAGATCGGGAATGAGCGGGTTATATGGCGCTATGATCCTGTGCTGATCAGCAAAGATTATTCTATAGAATGGCATATTCATACGTTTGAATCCATGGCAGAAGCCCTGGAGGGATATACAAAACAGGCGGTGATCAGTTTTTTAGATATGTACCGGAAGATAAGCAGACGGATGACACAGGAGGGAATTCGCCGGCCCACCGAAGAAGAAGTCTTTCAATTTGCTCAGAGAGCAGGGACCTCCGCGGAAAATCATGGTATGACTGCGGTGACCTGTGCGGAGCACTATGACCTTACCGGCTTCGGCATCAGACCGGGCAGCTGTATTGACAGAGGACTTGTGGAAAAACTTATTGGAATGAAAATTTCTGTGGATAAAGATAAAAATCAAAGGCCGGAGTGTGGATGCGCAGAGAGTATTGATATCGGAAGTTATGATACCTGTCCGGCAGGCTGTCTGTACTGTTATGCCGGCCACAGCAGAGAATTTGTAAATCAAACTGCGGCACAGTACCGGCCGGAGGCTCTGATGCTATGCGGAAAGACGGATCAGTTCGATAAGATAACGGAAAGAAAAGCCGAGTCCTGCGTCATTACACAGCTGAGTTTTTTTGAGGGAAGCACTGGCGGACAAATGAGGTGAGTTTCATGGATGCATCGGAAAAAACAAAATACAAACTGGCAGGTGCCGTCAGGGAACTGATGGTTTTTACGCCTGTGGACCGGATCACGGTAAAACAGATCGTAGAGCGGTGTGATGTGACAAGACAGACATTTTACAGGAATTTTAAGGACAAGTATGATTTGATCAACTGGTATTTTGATAAACTTGCCATCGTATCTTTCCGGCAGATGGGTGTGAGCCTTACACTCAGGGAAGGACTGATCAAGAAGTTTGAATTTATCAAAGGAGAGCGCTGCTTCTTCACGGCGGCCTTTAAATCAGAGGATCATAACTCACTGCTCCAGCATGATTTTGATTTTATCTATGAATTTTACAAGGATATTATAAAAAAGAAATATCAGAAAGAGATCCCGCCGGATATCAAATTCCTTCTGGAAATGTACTGCCGGGGATCGATCGCCATGACGGTTCAGTGGGTAACCGGCGGAATGAAGCGGAGCACGGAAGACATGGCAGAGCTTCTGGTCAGGGCTCTGCCTCCGGAACTTGCAGAACTTTTGAATGACTTTAAAAAGTAACACTTTTAGGGAAGTGTCACTTTTTTGACATTATGGGAAATGTGTCACTTGTCCGCCTGTTCCGCCCGGAGGTAAACTGATAATGAAAGAATCACGATAAATTAAAGGTATCTCAAGGAGGTTGTTATGGCAAAGCGTATTGTATTGAATGAAACGTCCTATCACGGAAAAGGTGCGGTCCGGGAAATCGCAGCAGAAGTCGGAGCAAGAGGCTTCAAAAAGGCATT is a window encoding:
- a CDS encoding RrF2 family transcriptional regulator: MNSEFTIAVHALVFLNHKRESVSSDKLAANICTNPARVRKIMGKLKKKGLISTKEGVVGGYLFDLDPSKVTLYDVSSALDVPFVSSSWRSGGSDLPCLVASGMAGIMDDIYGTLDQLCKDYLKQVTIQTIDQKIFGSSTVKENENEKI
- a CDS encoding DUF1848 domain-containing protein encodes the protein MKPVKEPVVMNLTGRLLMILSVSRRTDVPAFYGEWFINRLRDGFVLVRNPVNPKQVSKILLSRENIDCIVFWTKNPENFMKYLGELYEYPFYFQFTLNGYGKDIEPGMPDKKKELIPLFQELSEKIGNERVIWRYDPVLISKDYSIEWHIHTFESMAEALEGYTKQAVISFLDMYRKISRRMTQEGIRRPTEEEVFQFAQRAGTSAENHGMTAVTCAEHYDLTGFGIRPGSCIDRGLVEKLIGMKISVDKDKNQRPECGCAESIDIGSYDTCPAGCLYCYAGHSREFVNQTAAQYRPEALMLCGKTDQFDKITERKAESCVITQLSFFEGSTGGQMR
- a CDS encoding TetR/AcrR family transcriptional regulator, with the protein product MDASEKTKYKLAGAVRELMVFTPVDRITVKQIVERCDVTRQTFYRNFKDKYDLINWYFDKLAIVSFRQMGVSLTLREGLIKKFEFIKGERCFFTAAFKSEDHNSLLQHDFDFIYEFYKDIIKKKYQKEIPPDIKFLLEMYCRGSIAMTVQWVTGGMKRSTEDMAELLVRALPPELAELLNDFKK